A genomic window from Pocillopora verrucosa isolate sample1 chromosome 7, ASM3666991v2, whole genome shotgun sequence includes:
- the LOC131792198 gene encoding uncharacterized protein, with product MMEQCLDQNQEFVDLITSERLCGESSNISSPSYDASGSFLEKTKNLFCSGVFLKGVAHAVGFWNPRKGLRVLMAIIVLFLDVYYLFEAVYYAFLCGHFETPLDQWMCPNASQNSTSTHNIPVLAFLHGVELVNILSLVACLAVLMSNTAFFWCMWNTKRHTPNCVTLEKAYSSAGRSLWVRMNCTLLLFGFSLVIMIVWFNLTFKGLFINNLSISLGIIPRLATLTSCFLFSLITNAMKDCVTSCQAEIRNSINSSLDDIIRIHKHLCEQIFCTSDSLKPWFVIHWFLLAVTAVIYVADMVEFFHKNATGWYDFYQVTLISAIYLYAFVYPSYCAASVTSRCNEMLKELNLTSNDEWDTGHPFHSRTQLALFIQYAQYTDCGFRAGEVTFGSNFAWFSTLIAMCGVGVKVL from the coding sequence ATGATGGAGCAATGCCTTGACCAGAACCAGGAATTCGTGGATCTGATAACTTCGGAAAGATTATGTGGTGAGTCTTCGAACATAAGTAGCCCTTCCTACGACGCAAGCGGTAGTTTCCTTGAGAAAACGAAGAACCTTTTTTGTTCTGGCGTGTTTTTGAAGGGCGTCGCTCATGCTGTGGGATTCTGGAATCCCAGAAAAGGATTACGTGTTTTAATGGCAATAATCGTGTTATTTCTGGATGTTTATTATCTCTTTGAAGCCGTGTACTACGCTTTTCTTTGCGGCCATTTTGAAACTCCCCTCGATCAATGGATGTGTCCAAATGCTTCCCAAAACTCCACATCAACTCATAACATACCCGTACTTGCATTTCTGCATGGAGTTGAGTTGGTCAATATTTTATCCTTGGTTGCCTGTCTCGCTGTGCTGATGTCTAATACAGCTTTCTTCTGGTGTATGTGGAACACGAAACGTCACACGCCAAATTGCGTGACATTAGAAAAGGCCTACTCCTCGGCAGGTCGGTCATTGTGGGTCCGCATGAATTGCACCTTGCTTCTGTTTGGTTTCTCTCTCGTGATAATGATTGTTTGGTTTAATTTGACATTTAAAGGACTTTTTATCAATAACTTGTCAATCTCCCTGGGCATAATTCCCCGGTTGGCAACACTAACTAgttgttttctattttctttgaTCACCAACGCAATGAAGGATTGCGTGACATCATGCCAAGCAGAAATCAGAAACTCTATCAACAGTAGCTTAGATGACATCATACGCATTCATAAACATCTTTGTGAACAGATCTTCTGTACTTCTGACTCCTTGAAGCCGTGGTTTGTGATTCACTGGTTTTTATTGGCTGTAACAGCAGTCATTTATGTAGCAGACATGGTGGAGTTTTTCCACAAAAATGCTACAGGGTGGTATGATTTCTATCAAGTCACTCTCATAAGTGCAATTTATTTATATGCCTTTGTTTACCCCAGCTACTGCGCTGCATCAGTGACTTCAAGATGCAATGAAATGCTCAAAGAACTTAACTTAACTTCGAATGACGAATGGGATACAGGACACCCATTTCATAGCCGCACGCAACTGGCTCTGTTCATTCAATATGCACAGTACACTGACTGTGGCTTCCGAGCAGGCGAGGTCACTTTTGGCTCCAATTTTGCGTGGTTTTCAACACTTATTGCAATGTGTGGAGTTGGCGTGAAAGTTTTGTGA
- the LOC131791997 gene encoding tubulin polyglutamylase TTLL5 isoform X1 — protein MARPQICGGYSDTDSLVTENDECGEEAEIPVASQVEEPSKELQEKTSIIKWTGPNKKHPLINFSPHVLLLTLPPESKAEAEKYHLTYKFVKTECKLVRSILNVHCFREVHPNSSNFNLMWTGSHIKPHTLRGLQDFQKINHFPRSYELTRKDKLYKNIQRMQHSKGVKHFDFIPESYIIPEEFNEFNAAFLKDRRPWIVKPVASSRGRGIYLVNHPSHVPLDDNLLVCKYISNPLLVDGFKFDLRLYVGVTCFDPVRVYLYEEGLTRFATVKYDRTGKNIKNVCMHLTNYSVNKKNADFVRCPDPEVEDFGNKWSMSAMLRYLKQIGKDTTALMMRIEDVVVKTIIAGELHIASACKMFMPYAGNCFEIYGFDILVDENLRPWLLEVNLSPSLACDSPLDLKIKSHLVSDMFNLIGFTAHDPMVRKLPNRRFVADNPPKNRYQRQRSATAGGVVMPNSRPLSSGTRRKTEDGLSAEEARILRHTREEFSRRGGFVRVFPSPDSWELYGSFLEHRTTHNHMLHSKLFPGRKSSLQRPSTASFSSASARARSIALYGAPQSKVNVIVEPPEVSGDVSLGIKERLICYERKLDSWSPSLLRTNKALGSTTPSASTPNTSQEMSEKPRDTSIARTTPDGQVVTNYMEGKSVSYPGGPKPSLDSEGKAPPYRVSSASPQPRPFQEATRVQKPPLPSSGETVSKRVLSAQPRYQPIRVEEIMAKAGTLTKLQARQAFAMYLQRVQQRLMHETSYDSDDSRDSRESKQDDQMNLVIRFLKKAASNLQQPFKVVVPSHKLPLHDRRRILAKQLGDFVRVYGKETMQFQKRLEINRTYGLSRSNSFTGEIPDEEFKVFMAIASETELEDLLTTYTKLNKNASVFLGGRPERSSEESSTKAPSNDSGLHKRKEGDRYSRSSNPTPDGDFIRPTEDLSSTGPMVTDRHARALTAVSAYGTSVALNKTRHRPMSAKVAGSPGADRINQVGRPVSAKPYSRFTKTDEDSGDPRSLVGAHTHSVQRSRVSSAPVRRLSQGSDNEPKGPSVADEHAVTSALQRLAKRQAARQYSAHNTSGRSGSNWDELFKKMDFNHEVEVTSPLNVDEFISVRDDSTNPWSHPDGKAPRSAHRPHDRHASANATFETFVNHDQQLDGSHSHVVWFNSAADQGRSYTAGARSSDEKTIHVDLKREYDKTQEVERQERKTAGEAVRGPAVSREEYNRQMKVLSQKLSEEKVRLQMQLQQYPCLPRPPAARPNPGPKKVLSHNRMIRLAASNPPPVFDVITGMTDLPNGDSL, from the exons ATGGCCCGGCCACAGATATGTGGTGGATATTCTGATACAGACTCTTTAGTGACAGAAAATGATGAATGTGGAGAAGAAGCTGAAATACCAGTGGCTTCTCAAGTGGAGGAACCATCAAAGGAATTGCAAGAAAAAACTAG CATCATTAAGTGGACCGGTCCCAATAAGAAGCATCCATTGATTAATTTCTCTCCCCATGTTTTATTACTGACTTTGCCTCCAGAATCAAAAGCAGAAGCAG aaaaatatcatttgacTTACAAATTTGTCAAGACAGAATGCAAACTTGTACGAAGTATCTTGAATGTTCACTGCTTTAGAGAG GTTCATCCCAACAGTTCAAACTTTAATTTGATGTGGACTGGCTCACACATCAAGCCTCACACTCTCAGAGGTCTCCAGGATTTCCAAAAGATCAACCATTTTCCAAG GTCTTATGAACTGACCAGGAAGGACAAGTTGTACAAGAACATTCAACGAATGCAACATTCAAAA ggTGTCAAACATTTCGATTTCATACCAGAAAGTTATATCATACCTGAGGAGTTTAATGAGTTTAATG CGGCATTTCTAAAGGACAGAAGGCCGTGGATTGTAAAACCTGTTGCTTCTTCACGTGGCAGAGGAATTTATCTAGTCAATCAT CCGAGCCATGTTCCACTTGATGACAATCTCTTAGTCTGCAAATACATCAGTAATCCGCTGCTTGTTGATG GTTTTAAGTTTGACCTGAGACTGTATGTTGGTGTGACATGTTTTGATCCTGTCAGGGTGTATCTCTATGAAGAAGGTTTGACAAG ATTTGCCACTGTGAAATATGACAGGACGGGCAAAAACATTAAGAATGTTTGCATGCATTTAACAAACTACAGTGTCAACAAGAAAAATGCAGATTTTGTCAG GTGTCCAGATCCTGAAGTTGAAGATTTTGGAAACAAGTGGAGCATGAGTGCCATGTTGCGTTACCTCAAACAGATTGGCAAAGACACCACAG cTCTTATGATGAGAATAGAAGATGTAGTGGTGAAGACCATCATTGCTGGAGAGCTTCACATCGCCTCTGCCTGTAAAATGTTCATGCCCTATGCAGGAAACTGTTTTG AAATATATGGCTTTGACATCCTCGTGGACGAAAATCTACGTCCGTGGTTGCTGGAAGTTAATTTATCTCCATCTCTTGCTTG TGACTCGCCGCTGGATCTGAAGATCAAGTCTCATCTAGTATCGGACATGTTTAATTTAATTG gTTTTACAGCTCATGATCCAATGGTTCGTAAACTTCCTAACCGGCGATTTGTTGCTGATAATCCACCAAAAAACAGATATCAG AGGCAGCGATCAGCCACAGCTGGTGGAGTTGTGATGCCAAACTCACGACCCTTGTCTTCAGGAACGAGAAGAAAAACTGAAGATGGTTTGTCAGCAGAGGAAGCAAGAATATTACGTCACACGCGCGAAGAATTCTCCAGGAGGGGTGGTTTCGTCCGCGTTTTCCCTTCCCCTGACTCCTGGGAGCTCTATGG gtcatttctAGAGCATCGTACAACCCATAATCATATGTTGCATTCAAAACTGTTTCCTGGAAG AAAATCCTCCCTTCAAAGACCCAGTACAGCAAGCTTTTCCTCGGCAAGTGCAAGGGCAAG GAGCATAGCCTTGTACGGAGCTCCTCAGTCTAAAGTTAATGTGATAGTTGAACCTCCTGAG GTTTCAGGGGATGTCTCTCTTGGTATCAAGGAAAGACTTATTTGTTACGAGAGAAAACTAGACAGTTGG AGTCCGTCTCTCCTCCGAACGAATAAAGCCCTTGGCAGCACGACTCCGAGTGCAA GTACCCCCAACACAAGCCAAGAGATGTCAGAGAAACCACGTGATACTTCCATCGCGCGCACTACCCCCGATGGACAAGTGGTGACGAATTACATGGAAGGAAAATCGGTTTCTTATCCTGGAG GACCAAAGCCCTCATTGGACTCAGAGGGAAAGGCACCGCCGTATCGAGTGTCCTCAGCAAGCCCTCAACCAAGACCCTTCCAGGAAGCCACGCGTGTGCAGAAGCCACCACTACCAAGCAGCGGCGAAACAGTGTCAAAACGTGTCTTATCCGCGCAGCCGCGATACCAACCAATCAGAGTGGAGGAAATCATGGCAAAGGCGGGAACCCTGAC GAAGCTGCAAGCCAGGCAGGCATTTGCAATGTATTTACAAAGAGTTCAACAAAGACTGATGCACGAGACAAG cTATGACTCAGATGATTCCAGAGATAGTAGAGAATCCAAACAAGACGACCAAATG AACTTGGTGATTCGTTTCCTGAAGAAGGCAGCGAGCAATTTACAACAGCCTTTCAAAGTTGTTGTACCGAGCCACAAGTTACCGTTACATGACAG gCGGAGAATTTTGGCTAAACAGCTCGGGGATTTCGTCCGCGTCTATGGAAAG GAGACCATGCAATTTCAAAAGCGACTAGAAATCAACCGCACGTATGGGCTATCAAGAAGCAACTCCTTCACCGGTGAAATCCCGGATGAAGAGTTCAAGGTCTTTATGGCAATTGCAAG CGAGACAGAGTTGGAAGATCTTTTAACTACGTATACCAAATTGAACAAAAACGCCAGCGTGTTTCTAGGAGGCCGGCCAGAGAGGAGCTCGGAAGAGAGTTCAACTAAGGCACCTTCAAACGACTCTGGTCTGCACAAGAGAAAAGAAGGAGACAGGTACTCCAGGAG CTCAAATCCCACCCCGGATGGGGACTTCATCAGGCCCACAGAGGACCTCAGCAGCACGGGACCCATGGTCACAGATCGACACGCACGGGCGCTAACAGCTGTTTCAGCGTATGGCACCTCGGTGGCCCTTAACAAGACCCGACACAGGCCAATGTCGGCCAAGGTTGCAGGTTCACCAG GAGCTGATAGAATAAATCAGGTTGGTCGTCCTGTGTCAGCCAAGCCATACTCACGTTTCACGAAAACGGATGAAGACTCTGGTGACCCTAGGAGCTTGGTTGGAG CTCATACTCACAGTGTCCAGCGGAGTCGCGTTTCCTCGGCACCAGTCCGACGCCTCAGTCAAGGATCAGACAATGAGCCCAAAG GTCCCAGTGTTGCTGATGAGCATGCAGTCACCTCTGCTCTTCAGCGGTTGGCCAAACGACAGGCTGCGCGACAGTATTCTGCACACAACACTTCTGGCCGCAGTGGAAGTAACTGGGACGAATTGTTTAAAAAGATGGACTTCAATCACGAGGTCGAAGTTACCTCCCCTCTCAATGTAGATGAGTTCATCAGTGTCCGTGACGACTCCACCAATCCGTGGTCACATCCTGACGGGAAAGCACCACGATCTGCTCACAGACCACATGACCGACATGCAAGTGCGAACGCCACGTTCGAAACATTTGTCAACCACGACCAACAGCTTGACGGCAGTCATAGTCACGTGGTTTGGTTTAACAGTGCTGCTGACCAAGGCCGTTCCTATACTGCAGGTGCACGCTCTTCTGACGAGAAAACTATTCATGTTGACTTGAAAAGAGAGTACGACAAGACACAAGAAGTGGAAAGACAGGAGAGAAAAACAGCTGGCGAAGCAGTTAGAGGTCCAGCTGTTTCAAGAGAGGAGTATAACAGACAAATGAAAGTCTTAAGTCAGAAACTTTCCGAAGAGAAGGTTCGCCTACAGATGCAGTTACAGCAATATCCATGCTTGCCACGCCCACCAGCTGCTCGACCGAACCCAGGCCCCAAGAAAGTTCTTAGCCACAACAGAATGATTAG GTTGGCTGCTTCCAATCCTCCGCCCGTTTTTGACGTCATCACTGGTATGACAGACCTTCCAAATGGTGATTCTCTGTGA
- the LOC131791997 gene encoding tubulin polyglutamylase TTLL5 isoform X2 — protein sequence MARPQICGGYSDTDSLVTENDECGEEAEIPVASQVEEPSKELQEKTSIIKWTGPNKKHPLINFSPHVLLLTLPPESKAEAEKYHLTYKFVKTECKLVRSILNVHCFREVHPNSSNFNLMWTGSHIKPHTLRGLQDFQKINHFPRSYELTRKDKLYKNIQRMQHSKGVKHFDFIPESYIIPEEFNEFNAAFLKDRRPWIVKPVASSRGRGIYLVNHPSHVPLDDNLLVCKYISNPLLVDGFKFDLRLYVGVTCFDPVRVYLYEEGLTRFATVKYDRTGKNIKNVCMHLTNYSVNKKNADFVRCPDPEVEDFGNKWSMSAMLRYLKQIGKDTTALMMRIEDVVVKTIIAGELHIASACKMFMPYAGNCFEIYGFDILVDENLRPWLLEVNLSPSLACDSPLDLKIKSHLVSDMFNLIGFTAHDPMVRKLPNRRFVADNPPKNRYQRQRSATAGGVVMPNSRPLSSGTRRKTEDGLSAEEARILRHTREEFSRRGGFVRVFPSPDSWELYGSFLEHRTTHNHMLHSKLFPGRKSSLQRPSTASFSSASARARSIALYGAPQSKVNVIVEPPEVSGDVSLGIKERLICYERKLDSWSPSLLRTNKALGSTTPSASTPNTSQEMSEKPRDTSIARTTPDGQVVTNYMEGKSVSYPGGPKPSLDSEGKAPPYRVSSASPQPRPFQEATRVQKPPLPSSGETVSKRVLSAQPRYQPIRVEEIMAKAGTLTKLQARQAFAMYLQRVQQRLMHETSYDSDDSRDSRESKQDDQMNLVIRFLKKAASNLQQPFKVVVPSHKLPLHDRRRILAKQLGDFVRVYGKETMQFQKRLEINRTYGLSRSNSFTGEIPDEEFKVFMAIASETELEDLLTTYTKLNKNASVFLGGRPERSSEESSTKAPSNDSGLHKRKEGDRYSRSSNPTPDGDFIRPTAVSAYGTSVALNKTRHRPMSAKVAGSPGADRINQVGRPVSAKPYSRFTKTDEDSGDPRSLVGAHTHSVQRSRVSSAPVRRLSQGSDNEPKGPSVADEHAVTSALQRLAKRQAARQYSAHNTSGRSGSNWDELFKKMDFNHEVEVTSPLNVDEFISVRDDSTNPWSHPDGKAPRSAHRPHDRHASANATFETFVNHDQQLDGSHSHVVWFNSAADQGRSYTAGARSSDEKTIHVDLKREYDKTQEVERQERKTAGEAVRGPAVSREEYNRQMKVLSQKLSEEKVRLQMQLQQYPCLPRPPAARPNPGPKKVLSHNRMIRLAASNPPPVFDVITGMTDLPNGDSL from the exons ATGGCCCGGCCACAGATATGTGGTGGATATTCTGATACAGACTCTTTAGTGACAGAAAATGATGAATGTGGAGAAGAAGCTGAAATACCAGTGGCTTCTCAAGTGGAGGAACCATCAAAGGAATTGCAAGAAAAAACTAG CATCATTAAGTGGACCGGTCCCAATAAGAAGCATCCATTGATTAATTTCTCTCCCCATGTTTTATTACTGACTTTGCCTCCAGAATCAAAAGCAGAAGCAG aaaaatatcatttgacTTACAAATTTGTCAAGACAGAATGCAAACTTGTACGAAGTATCTTGAATGTTCACTGCTTTAGAGAG GTTCATCCCAACAGTTCAAACTTTAATTTGATGTGGACTGGCTCACACATCAAGCCTCACACTCTCAGAGGTCTCCAGGATTTCCAAAAGATCAACCATTTTCCAAG GTCTTATGAACTGACCAGGAAGGACAAGTTGTACAAGAACATTCAACGAATGCAACATTCAAAA ggTGTCAAACATTTCGATTTCATACCAGAAAGTTATATCATACCTGAGGAGTTTAATGAGTTTAATG CGGCATTTCTAAAGGACAGAAGGCCGTGGATTGTAAAACCTGTTGCTTCTTCACGTGGCAGAGGAATTTATCTAGTCAATCAT CCGAGCCATGTTCCACTTGATGACAATCTCTTAGTCTGCAAATACATCAGTAATCCGCTGCTTGTTGATG GTTTTAAGTTTGACCTGAGACTGTATGTTGGTGTGACATGTTTTGATCCTGTCAGGGTGTATCTCTATGAAGAAGGTTTGACAAG ATTTGCCACTGTGAAATATGACAGGACGGGCAAAAACATTAAGAATGTTTGCATGCATTTAACAAACTACAGTGTCAACAAGAAAAATGCAGATTTTGTCAG GTGTCCAGATCCTGAAGTTGAAGATTTTGGAAACAAGTGGAGCATGAGTGCCATGTTGCGTTACCTCAAACAGATTGGCAAAGACACCACAG cTCTTATGATGAGAATAGAAGATGTAGTGGTGAAGACCATCATTGCTGGAGAGCTTCACATCGCCTCTGCCTGTAAAATGTTCATGCCCTATGCAGGAAACTGTTTTG AAATATATGGCTTTGACATCCTCGTGGACGAAAATCTACGTCCGTGGTTGCTGGAAGTTAATTTATCTCCATCTCTTGCTTG TGACTCGCCGCTGGATCTGAAGATCAAGTCTCATCTAGTATCGGACATGTTTAATTTAATTG gTTTTACAGCTCATGATCCAATGGTTCGTAAACTTCCTAACCGGCGATTTGTTGCTGATAATCCACCAAAAAACAGATATCAG AGGCAGCGATCAGCCACAGCTGGTGGAGTTGTGATGCCAAACTCACGACCCTTGTCTTCAGGAACGAGAAGAAAAACTGAAGATGGTTTGTCAGCAGAGGAAGCAAGAATATTACGTCACACGCGCGAAGAATTCTCCAGGAGGGGTGGTTTCGTCCGCGTTTTCCCTTCCCCTGACTCCTGGGAGCTCTATGG gtcatttctAGAGCATCGTACAACCCATAATCATATGTTGCATTCAAAACTGTTTCCTGGAAG AAAATCCTCCCTTCAAAGACCCAGTACAGCAAGCTTTTCCTCGGCAAGTGCAAGGGCAAG GAGCATAGCCTTGTACGGAGCTCCTCAGTCTAAAGTTAATGTGATAGTTGAACCTCCTGAG GTTTCAGGGGATGTCTCTCTTGGTATCAAGGAAAGACTTATTTGTTACGAGAGAAAACTAGACAGTTGG AGTCCGTCTCTCCTCCGAACGAATAAAGCCCTTGGCAGCACGACTCCGAGTGCAA GTACCCCCAACACAAGCCAAGAGATGTCAGAGAAACCACGTGATACTTCCATCGCGCGCACTACCCCCGATGGACAAGTGGTGACGAATTACATGGAAGGAAAATCGGTTTCTTATCCTGGAG GACCAAAGCCCTCATTGGACTCAGAGGGAAAGGCACCGCCGTATCGAGTGTCCTCAGCAAGCCCTCAACCAAGACCCTTCCAGGAAGCCACGCGTGTGCAGAAGCCACCACTACCAAGCAGCGGCGAAACAGTGTCAAAACGTGTCTTATCCGCGCAGCCGCGATACCAACCAATCAGAGTGGAGGAAATCATGGCAAAGGCGGGAACCCTGAC GAAGCTGCAAGCCAGGCAGGCATTTGCAATGTATTTACAAAGAGTTCAACAAAGACTGATGCACGAGACAAG cTATGACTCAGATGATTCCAGAGATAGTAGAGAATCCAAACAAGACGACCAAATG AACTTGGTGATTCGTTTCCTGAAGAAGGCAGCGAGCAATTTACAACAGCCTTTCAAAGTTGTTGTACCGAGCCACAAGTTACCGTTACATGACAG gCGGAGAATTTTGGCTAAACAGCTCGGGGATTTCGTCCGCGTCTATGGAAAG GAGACCATGCAATTTCAAAAGCGACTAGAAATCAACCGCACGTATGGGCTATCAAGAAGCAACTCCTTCACCGGTGAAATCCCGGATGAAGAGTTCAAGGTCTTTATGGCAATTGCAAG CGAGACAGAGTTGGAAGATCTTTTAACTACGTATACCAAATTGAACAAAAACGCCAGCGTGTTTCTAGGAGGCCGGCCAGAGAGGAGCTCGGAAGAGAGTTCAACTAAGGCACCTTCAAACGACTCTGGTCTGCACAAGAGAAAAGAAGGAGACAGGTACTCCAGGAG CTCAAATCCCACCCCGGATGGGGACTTCATCAGGCCC ACAGCTGTTTCAGCGTATGGCACCTCGGTGGCCCTTAACAAGACCCGACACAGGCCAATGTCGGCCAAGGTTGCAGGTTCACCAG GAGCTGATAGAATAAATCAGGTTGGTCGTCCTGTGTCAGCCAAGCCATACTCACGTTTCACGAAAACGGATGAAGACTCTGGTGACCCTAGGAGCTTGGTTGGAG CTCATACTCACAGTGTCCAGCGGAGTCGCGTTTCCTCGGCACCAGTCCGACGCCTCAGTCAAGGATCAGACAATGAGCCCAAAG GTCCCAGTGTTGCTGATGAGCATGCAGTCACCTCTGCTCTTCAGCGGTTGGCCAAACGACAGGCTGCGCGACAGTATTCTGCACACAACACTTCTGGCCGCAGTGGAAGTAACTGGGACGAATTGTTTAAAAAGATGGACTTCAATCACGAGGTCGAAGTTACCTCCCCTCTCAATGTAGATGAGTTCATCAGTGTCCGTGACGACTCCACCAATCCGTGGTCACATCCTGACGGGAAAGCACCACGATCTGCTCACAGACCACATGACCGACATGCAAGTGCGAACGCCACGTTCGAAACATTTGTCAACCACGACCAACAGCTTGACGGCAGTCATAGTCACGTGGTTTGGTTTAACAGTGCTGCTGACCAAGGCCGTTCCTATACTGCAGGTGCACGCTCTTCTGACGAGAAAACTATTCATGTTGACTTGAAAAGAGAGTACGACAAGACACAAGAAGTGGAAAGACAGGAGAGAAAAACAGCTGGCGAAGCAGTTAGAGGTCCAGCTGTTTCAAGAGAGGAGTATAACAGACAAATGAAAGTCTTAAGTCAGAAACTTTCCGAAGAGAAGGTTCGCCTACAGATGCAGTTACAGCAATATCCATGCTTGCCACGCCCACCAGCTGCTCGACCGAACCCAGGCCCCAAGAAAGTTCTTAGCCACAACAGAATGATTAG GTTGGCTGCTTCCAATCCTCCGCCCGTTTTTGACGTCATCACTGGTATGACAGACCTTCCAAATGGTGATTCTCTGTGA